A single region of the Pseudomonas sp. GGS8 genome encodes:
- a CDS encoding NADPH:quinone reductase, whose protein sequence is MAKRIQFRAHGGPEVLEYVDYQPAEPGPQQVRVTNKAIGLNFIDTYYRSGLYAPPALPSGLGAEGAGVVDAVGSAVTRFKVGDRVAYGSGPLGAYSDVHVLPEANLVHLPDAISFEQAAGVMLKGLTVQYLLRQTYELKGGETILFHAAAGGVGSLACQWAKALGVNLIGTVSSAEKAALAKANGAWATIDYSHENVAQRVLELTDGNKVPVVYDGVGKDTWLTSLDSVAPRGLVVSFGNASGAVEGVNLGILAAKGSLYVTRPTLATYANNAENLQRMADELFEMIISGKLKVDISQRYPLADAAKAQTELSARRTTGSTILLP, encoded by the coding sequence ATGGCAAAGCGTATCCAGTTCCGCGCCCATGGCGGCCCCGAAGTGCTCGAATACGTGGATTACCAACCCGCCGAGCCCGGCCCGCAACAGGTACGCGTGACCAACAAGGCCATCGGCCTGAACTTCATCGATACCTATTACCGCAGCGGTCTTTATGCGCCGCCAGCCCTGCCATCGGGGCTGGGCGCTGAAGGCGCGGGCGTGGTCGATGCAGTCGGTAGCGCAGTCACCCGCTTCAAGGTGGGCGATCGCGTGGCTTACGGCAGCGGCCCGTTGGGTGCCTACAGCGACGTGCATGTCTTGCCGGAAGCCAACCTGGTGCACCTGCCAGACGCCATCAGCTTCGAGCAAGCCGCCGGCGTGATGCTCAAAGGCCTGACCGTGCAGTACTTGTTGCGTCAGACGTATGAACTCAAGGGCGGCGAAACTATTCTGTTTCACGCCGCGGCCGGCGGCGTCGGGTCGCTGGCCTGCCAATGGGCCAAGGCCCTGGGGGTGAATCTGATCGGCACGGTCAGTTCAGCGGAAAAAGCGGCCCTGGCGAAAGCCAATGGTGCCTGGGCGACCATCGATTACAGCCATGAAAACGTCGCACAACGCGTGCTGGAATTGACCGACGGTAATAAAGTCCCGGTGGTGTACGACGGCGTAGGCAAAGATACCTGGCTGACGTCGCTCGACAGCGTTGCCCCGCGAGGGCTGGTGGTGAGCTTTGGCAATGCTTCGGGCGCAGTAGAGGGAGTGAACCTGGGGATTCTCGCGGCTAAGGGTTCGCTGTACGTGACCCGGCCGACGCTGGCGACCTACGCCAACAATGCTGAAAACCTGCAACGCATGGCTGATGAACTGTTCGAGATGATCATCAGCGGCAAGCTGAAGGTGGACATCAGCCAGCGGTATCCACTGGCTGATGCGGCGAAGGCGCAAACCGAGTTGTCGGCGCGGCGTACGACTGGCTCGACGATTCTGTTGCCTTGA
- the betC gene encoding choline-sulfatase: MKRKNILFIMADQMAAPMLPFYGPSPIKLPNLSRLAAEGVVFDAAYCNSPLCAPSRFTLVSGQLPSKIGAYDNAADFPADVPTYAHYLRRLGYRTALSGKMHFCGPDQLHGYEERLTSDIYPADYGWAVNWDEPDVRPTWYHNMSSVLQAGPCVRTNQLDFDEEVVFKAQQYLFDHIREDGDQPFCLTVSMTHPHDPYTIPKAFWDLYDDADIPLPETPAQDELDPHSRRLLKVYDLWDKPLPVDKIRDARRAYFGACSYIDSNVGKLLQTLEETGLIDDTIIVFSGDHGDMLGERGLWYKMHWYEMAARVPLLISAPGQFGAGRVSAAVSTADLLPTFVELAGGSLEPGLPLDGRSLVSHLQGQGGHDEVFGEYMAEGTISPLMMIRRGAYKFIYSEDDPCLLFDVHNDPREQEELSHSPQYRQLFEDFLAEARTKWNIPVIHQQVLASQRRRRFVADALTIGKLKSWDHQPLVDASQQYMRNHIDLDDLERKARYPQPCQNQ, encoded by the coding sequence ATGAAGCGCAAAAATATTCTTTTCATCATGGCCGATCAAATGGCCGCGCCAATGTTGCCGTTCTACGGCCCTTCGCCCATCAAACTGCCGAATCTGAGCCGCCTCGCCGCCGAAGGCGTGGTGTTCGACGCCGCGTACTGCAACAGCCCGCTCTGCGCGCCGTCACGTTTCACCCTGGTCAGCGGTCAGTTGCCGAGCAAGATCGGCGCCTACGACAACGCGGCCGACTTCCCGGCCGACGTTCCGACCTATGCCCACTACCTGCGGCGCCTCGGCTATCGCACCGCGCTGTCGGGCAAGATGCACTTCTGCGGCCCGGACCAGTTGCACGGCTATGAAGAACGCCTGACCAGCGACATCTACCCGGCCGACTACGGTTGGGCGGTGAACTGGGACGAGCCGGACGTGCGGCCGACCTGGTACCACAACATGTCGTCGGTGCTGCAAGCCGGGCCCTGCGTGCGCACCAATCAGCTGGATTTCGACGAAGAGGTGGTGTTCAAGGCCCAGCAATACCTGTTCGATCACATCCGCGAAGATGGCGACCAGCCGTTCTGCCTGACCGTGTCGATGACTCACCCACACGACCCGTACACGATTCCCAAGGCATTCTGGGATCTGTACGACGACGCCGACATCCCTTTGCCGGAAACACCCGCACAGGATGAACTCGATCCGCACTCCCGGCGCCTTCTCAAAGTTTATGACCTGTGGGACAAGCCGCTGCCTGTGGATAAGATTCGCGACGCGCGCCGTGCCTATTTCGGTGCGTGCAGCTATATCGACAGCAACGTCGGCAAACTCCTGCAAACACTCGAGGAAACAGGGCTGATCGACGACACCATCATCGTGTTCTCCGGTGACCACGGCGACATGCTCGGCGAGCGCGGGCTCTGGTACAAAATGCACTGGTACGAAATGGCCGCCCGTGTACCGCTGCTGATCAGTGCGCCGGGGCAATTCGGCGCCGGCCGCGTCAGTGCGGCGGTCTCCACCGCCGATCTGTTGCCAACCTTTGTGGAATTGGCCGGTGGCTCATTGGAGCCAGGCCTGCCGCTGGACGGCCGCTCGCTGGTTTCACACCTGCAAGGGCAGGGCGGTCACGACGAGGTGTTCGGCGAATACATGGCCGAAGGCACCATCAGCCCGTTGATGATGATTCGGCGCGGCGCCTACAAATTCATCTACAGCGAAGACGACCCTTGCCTGCTCTTCGACGTACACAACGACCCGCGTGAACAGGAAGAACTCAGCCATTCGCCGCAATATCGTCAACTTTTCGAGGATTTTCTCGCCGAAGCACGGACTAAATGGAATATCCCAGTGATCCACCAACAGGTGCTCGCCAGTCAGCGACGCCGGCGTTTCGTCGCCGACGCCCTGACCATCGGCAAGCTGAAGAGCTGGGATCACCAGCCACTGGTGGACGCCAGTCAGCAGTACATGCGCAACCACATCGACCTCGACGATCTGGAGCGTAAAGCCCGTTATCCACAACCCTGCCAAAACCAATAA
- the aroE gene encoding shikimate dehydrogenase — protein sequence MDRYVVFGNPIGHSKSPLIHRLFAEQTGQKLDYSTLLAPLDDFSGCALEFFREGRGANVTVPFKEDAYRLANSLTLRAQRAGAVNTLSKLADGSLLGDNTDGAGLVRDLTVNAGFSLAGKRILLLGAGGAVRGALEPLLAEQPASVIIANRTVEKAELLAQLFADLGPVSASGFDWLREPVDLIINATSASLSGDVPPIASSLIEPGKTVCYDMMYGKDPTSFCRWASEHGAAVAMDGLGMLAEQAAEAFYLWRGVRPDTAPVLAELRRQLAL from the coding sequence ATGGACCGTTACGTCGTATTCGGTAATCCGATCGGCCACAGCAAGTCGCCGTTGATCCACCGTCTGTTCGCCGAGCAGACCGGGCAGAAACTGGACTACAGCACCTTGCTGGCGCCCCTCGACGATTTTTCCGGCTGTGCGCTGGAATTTTTCCGCGAAGGCCGTGGGGCGAATGTGACAGTGCCGTTCAAGGAAGACGCCTATCGCCTGGCGAACAGCTTGACCCTGCGGGCGCAACGGGCCGGCGCGGTGAATACCCTGAGCAAACTGGCCGATGGCAGTCTGCTGGGCGACAACACCGATGGTGCCGGGCTGGTACGGGACCTGACGGTCAACGCTGGATTCAGCCTCGCGGGCAAACGCATCCTGCTGCTGGGTGCCGGTGGCGCGGTGCGCGGCGCGCTGGAGCCGCTGCTGGCGGAGCAACCGGCGTCGGTGATCATTGCCAACCGCACGGTGGAAAAAGCCGAATTGCTGGCGCAATTGTTTGCCGATCTGGGGCCGGTGTCGGCCAGCGGTTTCGATTGGTTGCGCGAGCCGGTGGACCTGATCATCAACGCCACGTCCGCCAGCCTGTCAGGCGATGTACCGCCGATTGCCAGCAGTTTGATCGAGCCGGGCAAGACGGTCTGCTACGACATGATGTACGGCAAGGATCCTACTTCGTTCTGCCGTTGGGCCAGCGAGCACGGCGCGGCGGTGGCGATGGATGGCTTGGGCATGTTGGCTGAGCAGGCGGCGGAAGCTTTCTATCTGTGGCGCGGTGTGCGCCCGGATACGGCGCCGGTGCTGGCCGAACTCCGCCGGCAACTGGCGCTGTAG
- a CDS encoding CitMHS family transporter: MLTFLGFAMVITFMFLIMTKRLSALIALIIIPIIFALFGGFSPKIGPMMLEGITKLAPTGVMLMFAILYFALMIDSGLFDPAVRKILKLVKGDPLKVSVGTAVLALIVSMDGDGATTYMICVAAMLPLYSRIGMSPRIMAGLIILAGGVMNMTPWGGPTARAASALHVDPSAIFVPMIPAMLAGVVAILAIAYVYGKRERARLGELHLVGDEIDHSEISVSQFPDARRPKLIWFNGALTLALMGTLIAGLLPLPVLFMVAFSIAMIVNYPCLQQQKDRVAAHAGSVLAVVGLIFAAGIFTGILTGTGMVDAMSKSLLAVIPDFLGPYLAVITALVSMPFTFFMSNDAFYYGVLPVLAEAASHYGITAVEMARASIVGQPVHLLSPLVPSTYLLVALAGIEFGDHQRFTLKWAVLVCLCILVAALLMGIFPLFSTL, from the coding sequence ATGCTGACTTTCCTTGGCTTTGCCATGGTCATCACGTTCATGTTCCTGATCATGACCAAGCGCCTGTCCGCGCTGATCGCCCTGATCATCATCCCGATCATCTTCGCCCTGTTCGGCGGTTTCTCGCCGAAGATCGGCCCAATGATGCTTGAAGGCATCACCAAGCTCGCGCCGACCGGCGTGATGCTGATGTTCGCCATTCTCTATTTCGCCCTGATGATCGACTCCGGCCTGTTCGACCCGGCCGTGCGCAAGATCCTCAAACTGGTCAAAGGCGACCCGTTGAAAGTGTCGGTCGGTACCGCCGTTCTGGCGCTGATCGTGTCCATGGACGGTGATGGCGCCACCACTTACATGATCTGCGTGGCCGCCATGCTGCCGCTCTACAGCCGCATCGGCATGAGCCCGCGGATCATGGCCGGTCTGATCATCCTCGCCGGTGGCGTGATGAACATGACGCCATGGGGTGGTCCGACCGCTCGTGCGGCCAGTGCGCTGCATGTGGACCCGTCCGCCATTTTCGTGCCGATGATTCCGGCGATGCTGGCCGGCGTGGTGGCGATTCTGGCGATTGCCTACGTCTACGGTAAACGCGAGCGTGCGCGTCTGGGTGAGCTGCATCTGGTCGGTGATGAAATCGACCACAGCGAAATCAGCGTTTCGCAGTTCCCGGATGCCCGTCGTCCAAAGCTGATCTGGTTCAACGGCGCGCTGACTCTGGCGCTCATGGGCACCCTGATTGCTGGCCTGTTGCCGCTGCCGGTGCTGTTCATGGTGGCATTCAGTATCGCGATGATCGTCAACTACCCTTGCCTGCAACAGCAGAAGGACCGCGTTGCGGCCCACGCTGGTAGCGTGTTGGCGGTGGTCGGGTTGATCTTTGCCGCGGGTATCTTCACCGGTATCCTGACGGGCACCGGCATGGTCGACGCGATGTCCAAGAGCCTGCTGGCAGTCATCCCGGATTTCCTCGGCCCGTACCTGGCCGTGATCACCGCGCTGGTGAGCATGCCGTTCACGTTCTTCATGTCGAACGACGCATTTTATTACGGCGTGTTACCAGTACTTGCCGAAGCCGCCAGTCATTACGGTATAACCGCGGTAGAAATGGCACGTGCCTCGATCGTCGGTCAGCCCGTCCACTTGCTGAGCCCGCTAGTACCCTCGACCTATCTGTTGGTAGCCCTGGCCGGTATCGAGTTCGGTGACCATCAGCGGTTCACCCTGAAATGGGCAGTGCTGGTTTGCCTGTGCATACTGGTGGCGGCCTTGCTGATGGGGATCTTTCCGCTGTTCAGCACGCTATAA
- the hemF gene encoding oxygen-dependent coproporphyrinogen oxidase, with translation MTTRTEAVKAYLLDLQDRICAALEAEDGGVRFVEDAWTRPAGGGGRTRVIENGAVIEKGGVNFSHVFGSGLPPSASAHRPELAGRGFEALGVSLVIHPHNPHVPTSHANVRFFIAEKEGEEPVWWFGGGFDLTPYYGNEEDCVHWHRVAEQACAPFGPDVYPRYKAWCDSYFHIKHRHEPRGIGGLFFDDLNEWDFDTSFAFMRAIGDAFIDAYLPIVQRRKNDAFTAKQREFQEFRRGRYVEFNLVYDRGTLFGLQSGGRTESILMSLPPQVRWAYDWKAEPGSEEARLTEYFLQDRDWLAKA, from the coding sequence ATGACTACCCGCACCGAGGCCGTAAAAGCCTACCTGCTCGACCTGCAAGACCGCATTTGCGCTGCCCTGGAAGCCGAGGACGGTGGCGTGCGTTTCGTCGAAGACGCCTGGACCCGGCCCGCCGGTGGTGGCGGTCGCACCCGGGTGATCGAAAACGGCGCAGTCATCGAAAAGGGCGGTGTCAACTTTTCCCACGTGTTTGGCAGCGGCCTCCCGCCGTCCGCCAGTGCTCATCGGCCGGAACTGGCCGGTCGAGGCTTCGAAGCCCTGGGCGTGTCGTTGGTGATTCACCCGCACAACCCCCATGTACCGACATCCCACGCCAACGTGCGCTTTTTCATCGCTGAAAAAGAAGGTGAAGAGCCGGTCTGGTGGTTTGGTGGTGGCTTCGACCTGACCCCTTACTACGGCAATGAAGAAGACTGCGTGCATTGGCACCGCGTCGCCGAACAGGCCTGCGCGCCATTCGGTCCGGACGTCTACCCGCGCTATAAAGCCTGGTGCGACAGTTACTTCCACATCAAGCATCGCCACGAGCCAAGGGGCATCGGTGGTCTGTTTTTCGATGACTTGAACGAGTGGGACTTCGACACCAGCTTCGCCTTCATGCGCGCCATTGGCGATGCGTTCATCGACGCGTACCTGCCGATCGTGCAACGCCGTAAAAACGATGCGTTCACCGCCAAACAGCGTGAGTTCCAGGAATTTCGCCGTGGTCGCTACGTTGAATTCAACTTGGTCTATGACCGCGGCACGCTGTTCGGCCTGCAATCGGGCGGGCGCACCGAGTCGATTCTGATGTCGTTACCGCCGCAAGTACGCTGGGCCTACGACTGGAAGGCCGAGCCGGGCAGTGAAGAAGCGCGCCTGACCGAATACTTCCTGCAAGACCGCGATTGGTTGGCCAAGGCCTGA
- a CDS encoding DOPA 4,5-dioxygenase family protein, whose amino-acid sequence MQPIKGYHAHVYFDASTLPQARALCEQAAQLFPLKMGRVHERPVGPHPDWSCQLAFEPQYLGEVLPWLALNRKGLVVFLHPDTGNDLLDHTEHAIWMGAIRPLDLSVF is encoded by the coding sequence ATGCAACCGATCAAGGGCTACCACGCCCATGTCTATTTCGACGCCAGCACCCTCCCGCAGGCCCGGGCCTTGTGTGAGCAGGCCGCGCAATTGTTTCCACTGAAGATGGGCCGGGTGCATGAACGCCCGGTCGGCCCGCACCCGGACTGGAGTTGCCAATTGGCTTTCGAGCCGCAATACCTTGGCGAGGTGTTGCCGTGGCTGGCGCTCAATCGCAAGGGGTTGGTGGTGTTCCTGCACCCGGATACCGGCAACGATCTGCTCGACCACACCGAACACGCGATCTGGATGGGGGCGATCCGTCCGCTGGACCTGTCTGTTTTCTGA
- a CDS encoding LysR family transcriptional regulator: MYDALGDLSLDLLRAFEAAARQRSFTAAAVELGTTQPAISQQIKRLEEQLATRLFDRIHRGIELTEAGAILFEQVQLGLQSIDVGLSAISAQQQHEVLQVATDFAFAAYWLMPRLHRFHTANPQVDVSLVTSERSHNMLRTDIDVAVLFGDGRFKQGESHWLFSEEVFPVCSPLLLKDRPLPLPAQSLLEFPLLHLRGEHSSNWFDWSGVFRELGITSAPAPGQLRFDNYTLLIQAAIGGQGVAIGWRHLVDNLLAQGLLCRPIAETVISRLGYYVVLPQRKRRGALIQTFVDWLMAEQASSAQSLNGLPLPSIAV; encoded by the coding sequence ATGTATGACGCCCTCGGTGATTTGTCTCTGGACCTGCTGCGTGCCTTTGAAGCCGCGGCCCGCCAGCGCAGTTTCACTGCCGCTGCGGTGGAGCTCGGCACCACGCAGCCGGCCATCAGCCAGCAGATCAAACGATTGGAAGAGCAGCTCGCTACACGGTTGTTCGACCGCATTCATCGCGGTATCGAACTGACCGAGGCTGGCGCGATTCTCTTTGAGCAAGTTCAGCTCGGTTTACAGAGTATCGACGTAGGATTGAGTGCGATCAGTGCACAACAGCAGCACGAAGTGTTGCAGGTGGCGACTGACTTCGCCTTCGCCGCGTACTGGCTGATGCCTCGTCTGCACCGCTTCCATACCGCCAATCCTCAAGTGGACGTCAGCCTGGTTACCAGTGAACGCAGCCACAACATGCTGCGCACTGATATCGATGTGGCGGTGCTGTTCGGTGATGGTCGGTTTAAGCAGGGTGAGAGTCACTGGCTGTTCAGCGAAGAGGTGTTTCCGGTGTGCAGCCCACTGCTCTTGAAGGATCGTCCCCTGCCCTTGCCGGCTCAGTCATTGCTGGAGTTTCCACTGCTGCACTTGCGAGGCGAACACAGCAGCAACTGGTTCGACTGGAGCGGTGTGTTTCGCGAGCTGGGGATCACGTCGGCGCCAGCACCGGGGCAACTGCGCTTCGACAATTACACCTTGCTGATTCAAGCGGCGATTGGCGGCCAGGGCGTTGCGATCGGTTGGCGGCACCTTGTAGATAACTTGCTGGCGCAAGGTTTGTTGTGTCGGCCGATTGCCGAGACAGTGATTTCCAGGCTGGGTTATTACGTGGTCCTGCCTCAGCGCAAACGGCGCGGGGCGTTGATTCAAACGTTTGTGGATTGGTTGATGGCGGAACAGGCCAGCAGTGCGCAATCGCTCAATGGCCTTCCTTTGCCATCGATTGCGGTATGA
- a CDS encoding L-threonylcarbamoyladenylate synthase, with protein sequence MVNSWRVQQAAREIRAGAVIAYPTEAVWGLGCDPWNEDAVDRLLLIKGRSVDKGLILVADNIRQFDFLFEDFPELWMDRMASTWPGPNTWLVPHQNMLPQWITGVHETVALRVSDHPVVRDLCALVGPLVSTSANPQGRPAARTRIRVEQYFRGQVDYVLGGHLGGRKNPSVIRDLATGHVVRPD encoded by the coding sequence ATGGTTAACAGTTGGCGTGTGCAACAAGCCGCACGAGAAATTCGCGCCGGGGCGGTCATTGCCTACCCAACCGAAGCTGTCTGGGGCCTGGGTTGCGACCCGTGGAACGAAGACGCGGTGGATCGGCTGTTGCTGATCAAGGGACGGTCTGTGGATAAAGGCCTGATTCTGGTGGCCGACAATATCCGTCAGTTCGACTTCCTCTTCGAAGACTTCCCTGAACTGTGGATGGATCGCATGGCCAGCACTTGGCCGGGTCCCAACACCTGGCTGGTGCCGCATCAGAATATGTTGCCGCAGTGGATTACCGGTGTGCATGAAACTGTGGCGTTGCGGGTCAGCGATCACCCAGTGGTGCGGGATTTGTGTGCGTTGGTCGGGCCGTTGGTGTCGACCTCGGCGAACCCTCAGGGCCGGCCGGCGGCACGGACGCGGATTCGCGTGGAGCAGTATTTCCGGGGGCAGGTTGATTATGTGCTCGGTGGCCATCTGGGCGGGCGTAAAAACCCGAGCGTGATTCGCGATCTGGCTACCGGCCATGTGGTGCGCCCGGATTAA
- a CDS encoding NAD(P)-dependent oxidoreductase, translating to MKNAETPVVKVVLYGAMSSLGSALMAQMLRRQHEVIAILDDLTALAPRPGLRTKAGNLFDAKRVKQSVAGCSAVICLLDAPGLPMNSEHIEKSIVPGPVEQVLAVDALIDGMQAAGVARLFVVGDFEVLDDPEIDDPLQRDAAEEIREALQSSPLHWTLVNAPRGVPGLSIEHFSHVSTSLERGLAESLERLNRVAVGIADELWLNLHVGQHVNFVATSEP from the coding sequence ATGAAAAACGCCGAAACCCCGGTAGTGAAGGTAGTGCTTTATGGTGCCATGAGTAGCCTGGGCAGTGCGCTGATGGCGCAAATGCTGCGGCGCCAACATGAAGTGATCGCGATTCTCGATGACCTGACGGCGCTCGCACCACGTCCGGGGTTGCGCACCAAGGCCGGCAATCTGTTCGATGCCAAGCGGGTCAAGCAGAGTGTGGCTGGCTGTTCGGCGGTGATCTGTCTGCTCGATGCGCCGGGGTTGCCAATGAACAGTGAACACATCGAGAAATCCATCGTACCCGGCCCGGTCGAGCAGGTGCTGGCGGTGGATGCACTGATCGACGGCATGCAGGCCGCAGGCGTTGCCCGGCTGTTTGTGGTGGGTGATTTCGAGGTGCTGGACGATCCGGAGATAGACGACCCATTGCAACGCGACGCCGCCGAAGAAATCCGCGAGGCGCTGCAAAGCAGCCCATTGCACTGGACCCTGGTGAATGCCCCACGCGGCGTGCCGGGGCTGTCCATCGAGCATTTCAGCCACGTCAGCACGAGCCTGGAACGTGGCCTGGCCGAATCGCTGGAACGGCTGAACCGCGTTGCCGTCGGGATTGCCGATGAGTTATGGCTGAATCTGCATGTTGGTCAGCATGTGAATTTTGTCGCGACTTCGGAACCGTAA
- a CDS encoding SulP family inorganic anion transporter, with protein MAFPSRHSLFPFLTWLPRQTRASVGRDLIVGLSGAILALPQSIAYALIAGLPPEYGLYAAIIPVLIACLWGSSWHLICGPTAAISIVLYASVSPLAVPASQDYVTLILLLTLLAGIFQWLLGLLRFGALVNFVSHSVVLGFTLGAAVVIAIGQLPNLLGLDVPNQATALNSLMMLLNHLGEVDKPSLLLGLATVVVGVVLKLLVPRWPTLLIALVLSGLLVWLWPAMFGHVKLVSAFVGRLPPFSPLPLDLDLILRLLPSAVAVGMLGLVTSLSIARSLSARSQQLLDANQEVRAQGFSNMVGAFFSGSLSAGSFTRSGLSYDAGACSPLAGVFSALWVALFAIFGAALIAHIPIPAMAGSILLIAWGLVDHRGIRALLRVSHAEFLVMTLTCVATLLLELQTAIYAGVLASLFFYLKRTSQPRVQHWRDGDEDILRVGGSIFFGASHYLQVRLQRMQGARVVIEAQQINFIDYSGVEMLHQEARRLLRQDRSLTLRQARPQVVEELRKLEGAEKCPIRFED; from the coding sequence ATGGCCTTCCCCAGCCGCCATTCACTCTTTCCCTTCCTGACCTGGTTGCCCCGGCAAACCCGCGCCAGCGTCGGTCGTGATCTGATCGTCGGCCTGAGCGGCGCGATTCTCGCGTTACCACAATCGATTGCCTACGCCCTGATCGCCGGTCTCCCACCGGAATATGGCTTGTACGCCGCCATTATCCCGGTGCTGATCGCCTGCCTCTGGGGTTCGTCGTGGCATTTGATCTGCGGTCCTACGGCGGCCATTTCCATCGTTCTGTACGCCAGCGTCAGTCCTCTGGCCGTCCCTGCGTCACAGGACTACGTCACGCTGATCCTGCTTTTGACCCTCCTGGCAGGCATTTTCCAGTGGTTGCTGGGTTTGCTGCGATTCGGCGCCCTGGTGAATTTCGTCTCTCACTCGGTGGTGCTGGGCTTCACCCTCGGCGCGGCGGTGGTGATTGCCATCGGGCAACTGCCGAACCTGCTGGGGCTGGACGTGCCCAACCAGGCCACGGCGCTCAACAGTTTGATGATGCTGCTCAATCACCTCGGCGAGGTGGACAAACCCTCGCTGCTATTGGGCCTGGCCACGGTCGTGGTGGGTGTCGTGCTGAAACTGCTGGTGCCACGCTGGCCGACGCTGTTGATCGCTCTGGTCCTCAGCGGTTTGCTGGTGTGGTTGTGGCCAGCGATGTTCGGTCATGTGAAGCTGGTCAGCGCGTTTGTCGGGCGGCTGCCGCCCTTCAGCCCGCTACCGCTGGATCTGGACCTGATATTGCGCCTGCTGCCCAGCGCGGTAGCGGTCGGCATGCTCGGGCTGGTGACGAGCCTGTCAATTGCGCGCTCCTTGTCGGCTCGCTCACAGCAGTTGCTCGACGCCAATCAAGAAGTCCGGGCCCAGGGTTTCTCGAACATGGTCGGGGCGTTTTTTTCCGGCTCGCTGTCCGCCGGTTCCTTCACTCGCTCGGGCCTGAGCTACGATGCCGGTGCCTGTTCACCGCTGGCCGGCGTTTTTTCGGCGCTGTGGGTGGCGCTGTTCGCGATCTTCGGTGCGGCATTGATTGCGCACATCCCGATTCCGGCCATGGCTGGCAGCATCCTTTTGATCGCTTGGGGATTGGTGGATCATCGCGGCATTCGTGCGTTGTTGCGGGTCAGCCATGCCGAATTCCTGGTCATGACGCTGACCTGTGTCGCGACCCTGTTGCTCGAGTTGCAGACGGCGATCTACGCCGGGGTGCTGGCGTCGCTGTTCTTCTACCTTAAACGTACCTCGCAACCACGGGTACAGCACTGGCGTGATGGCGACGAAGACATTCTGAGGGTCGGCGGTTCGATCTTTTTCGGCGCCAGCCATTACCTGCAAGTACGCCTGCAGCGAATGCAAGGCGCACGGGTGGTGATCGAGGCGCAGCAGATCAACTTCATCGACTACTCAGGGGTGGAAATGCTACACCAGGAGGCGCGACGGCTACTGCGCCAGGATCGCAGCCTGACCCTGCGGCAGGCACGACCGCAGGTGGTGGAGGAATTGAGGAAGCTCGAAGGCGCGGAGAAATGCCCGATCCGTTTTGAGGATTGA
- the choX gene encoding choline ABC transporter substrate-binding protein yields MQKLSTVLTVGLLTLGSASAYAEQSCETVKMADPGWSDIAATNAITGFLLDGMGYKAKVDTLAVPITFGGLKDGQVDVFLGNWMPAQQGFYDKFVANGDVTQLAKNLDGTEFTLAVPDYVWDAGVHNFNDLNKFSDKFDKKIYGIGSGAPANISLQEIIKKNNFDMGQWKLIESSEQAMLAEVSRAVKKQKFVTFLGWTPHPMNVQLKMHYLKGGEKYFGDTGSVYTLTRKGYAQACPNVGKLLTNLSFTQEMENSIMAEVVNKKVSNADAAKAWIKANPVVLDKWLDGVKTVDGKDALPAVKAKL; encoded by the coding sequence ATGCAAAAGTTATCCACAGTACTGACAGTCGGGCTTCTGACTCTGGGCAGCGCCTCGGCCTACGCCGAGCAAAGCTGCGAAACGGTGAAAATGGCCGACCCAGGCTGGAGCGACATCGCCGCCACCAACGCCATCACCGGGTTTCTGCTGGACGGCATGGGCTACAAGGCCAAGGTCGACACGCTGGCGGTGCCGATCACCTTTGGCGGTCTGAAGGATGGCCAGGTGGACGTCTTCCTCGGCAACTGGATGCCGGCGCAGCAAGGCTTCTACGACAAGTTCGTGGCCAACGGCGACGTGACTCAACTGGCGAAGAACCTCGACGGCACCGAGTTCACTCTGGCAGTCCCGGATTACGTTTGGGACGCGGGTGTGCATAACTTTAATGACTTGAACAAATTCTCCGACAAGTTCGACAAGAAGATCTATGGCATCGGCTCCGGCGCCCCGGCGAACATTTCGCTGCAAGAGATCATCAAGAAGAACAACTTCGACATGGGTCAGTGGAAATTGATCGAGTCCAGCGAGCAGGCAATGCTGGCCGAAGTATCCCGCGCCGTGAAGAAACAGAAGTTCGTGACCTTCCTCGGCTGGACGCCACACCCGATGAACGTGCAGTTGAAAATGCATTACCTGAAGGGCGGCGAGAAGTACTTCGGTGACACCGGCAGCGTTTATACATTGACCCGCAAAGGTTATGCACAGGCCTGCCCGAACGTCGGCAAACTGCTCACCAACCTGAGCTTTACCCAGGAAATGGAGAACAGCATCATGGCCGAAGTGGTGAACAAGAAGGTCAGCAATGCCGACGCGGCCAAGGCGTGGATCAAGGCCAACCCGGTGGTGCTGGATAAATGGCTGGACGGTGTGAAGACTGTGGACGGGAAGGATGCGTTGCCTGCGGTCAAAGCCAAACTGTAA